GTAGAGACTGAGTTCCCCAGCGCGTGTGATGAGCGGGAGGCGACGCATCGGAACCAACATCATGAAACCGAGCGAGGCCGCGATCGACAAGAGATAGATGACGCTATGCTTGAGTACACCAATCCATGTATCGCTGTCATACTGTTCAGCGTACGGGAAACGATGCTTGAAGGCATTCGCGAAATCGACGATCTCTTGCGGTGTGTCACGCCACGCCTCGAACAATAAGAAGCCCATGACGGCAGCAAACGTCACACCACCGATCAAGCGGACGTTCATCCGGCGCTTGAAGTTCTTCGGCATCTCGAAGATGCGGATGAATTCGTGTTCCGATAGATAGTTCCCGAGTAAGAAATAGGGATAGAACATGATCAGCTTCCGAAGTGCCAAGAATCCCGTATTTTCGAGTTCGAATCCATACAGCAAGGCGAAGGCAAGACCAAACCAGACGTATCCACGCAAGTGAACGACATACGGTGTCACGATGTACCAGACGACCATGACGAACAGATACCAAAGTGCCCAGTAGGGACGTAGTAGATGCGTACCGATGTTTTCACCAGAAAAGAGTGGCAATCCTTCCCCAATCGTCGCCCACGATCCAATTAAGATTTGCCAGACGCAGTAGACGGCAAATAGTTGGATGACACGTAAATACTTGTTTTCGCGGAAGAAATAACCGCTTAAAATAATGAATAATGGCATATGAAACGAGTAAATCAACAGATAAACCGTCTCGAGTAGCTTTCCGTCATAATCAAACCGTAAATCCGTCAGCATGTGACCGATGACGACAAAAATGACAAGAAAACCTTTGATATTATCAAACCACGGATTCCGATTCATGTTACACTACCCCTTATACTCCCTCGAAAGGAACGAATGTTTATGAAAAAGACACTCTTGATTCTATCTGTCGTCTTGAACGTCGTTCTCCTTGCATTGTTACTGGGACGTAAACCGCTCGAACTATTCGAAAGCGTCTTACCTGCAACGAGTACGACTCCAGTCACGACCTTCCAATACGATAAGAATCCAAACTATGTCCGTCTGAATAGTCTATTCCATACTTATCAATACCCAAAATCTGCGAATGCTGTCATGTTAGGCGACTCGATGACGAATTTTGCCGATTGGCGTATCTTGATGAAGGATCCGACGATCGTGAATTTCGGGATTCCTGGTGATACGACAGAAGGCTTTTTGACTCGCCTCGACTTGATCATTGAGATGAAACCAAAACGCGTTTTCTTGATGGGCGGTATCAATGATATTCGTCACTATACACCGATTCCGCAAATCACTGAGAACATGACGACGATCGTGACGACACTTCGAAAAAATAACATCGACGTCGTCATTCAGTCAACCGTTCCTGTCGCACCGAAATATTCGGACTCCGTCCGAATCAACCGGGACGTCGAAGCATTGAATCGGAATTTACAAAACCTCGCTCAATCCGTGGAAGTACCATTCGTTGATCTGCGACCTGTCTTGACGAATAAACAGGGGTACCTACAAAATCGGATGACGTACGACGGACTCCA
This region of Exiguobacterium acetylicum DSM 20416 genomic DNA includes:
- a CDS encoding acyltransferase family protein, which gives rise to MNRNPWFDNIKGFLVIFVVIGHMLTDLRFDYDGKLLETVYLLIYSFHMPLFIILSGYFFRENKYLRVIQLFAVYCVWQILIGSWATIGEGLPLFSGENIGTHLLRPYWALWYLFVMVVWYIVTPYVVHLRGYVWFGLAFALLYGFELENTGFLALRKLIMFYPYFLLGNYLSEHEFIRIFEMPKNFKRRMNVRLIGGVTFAAVMGFLLFEAWRDTPQEIVDFANAFKHRFPYAEQYDSDTWIGVLKHSVIYLLSIAASLGFMMLVPMRRLPLITRAGELSLYVYLLHVFFVMAWRQYVTDAFVPQPWLALLIMIGVALLIVGIIIHPLVVRVLRPLIEIDIRPIVEKRVDLSK
- a CDS encoding SGNH/GDSL hydrolase family protein encodes the protein MKKTLLILSVVLNVVLLALLLGRKPLELFESVLPATSTTPVTTFQYDKNPNYVRLNSLFHTYQYPKSANAVMLGDSMTNFADWRILMKDPTIVNFGIPGDTTEGFLTRLDLIIEMKPKRVFLMGGINDIRHYTPIPQITENMTTIVTTLRKNNIDVVIQSTVPVAPKYSDSVRINRDVEALNRNLQNLAQSVEVPFVDLRPVLTNKQGYLQNRMTYDGLHLVGGGYLRWSDALKPYALKTDLTANN